The following coding sequences are from one Triticum dicoccoides isolate Atlit2015 ecotype Zavitan chromosome 4A, WEW_v2.0, whole genome shotgun sequence window:
- the LOC119285245 gene encoding probable protein phosphatase 2C 30, with protein MSEIRRDVPEGAGAGAGAEGKGAESHVGSRAARRRRMEIRRHRLVAERGAEETSRKRRKLEEESSSTDEEEIEPARYGVTSVCGRRRDMEDAVSIRPEFLPGHHFFGVFDGHGCSHVATSCGERMHEIVAEEAGGARSSGSDDAERWMGVMERSFARMDAEAVSSRSRASGAPTCRCELQLPKCDHVGSTAVVAVVGPRHLIVANCGDSRAVIGRGGAAIPLSSDHKPDRPDEFERIQAAGGRVIFWDGARVFGVLAMSRAIGDSYLKPFVIADPEVRVMERKDGEDEFLILASDGLWDVVSNEVACHVVRSCVRSKAKRRGGRSSPTSNLSPRQSSGSGSGSGSSSGDEAQNDGGGCADARSESDEESGEEVDEACAEAAILLTKLAIARQSPDNVSVVVVNLRRRRPRF; from the exons ATGTCGGAGATCCGCCGCGACGTGCCggagggggcgggggcgggggcgggggcggagggCAAGGGCGCCGAGTCCCACGTCGGCAGCCGGGCCGCGCGGCGCCGGAGGATGGAGATACGGCGGCATAGACTGGTGGCCGAGCGTGGCGCGGAGGAGACCTCCAGGAAGAGGCGGAAGCTGGAGGAGGAATCCTCTTCGACGGAcgaggaggagatcgagcccgcCAGGTACGGCGTGACTTCGGTGTGCGGACGCCGGAGGGACATGGAGGACGCCGTGTCTATCCGGCCCGAGTTcctccccggccaccacttcttcgGGGTCTTCGACGGCCATGGCTGCTCGCAT GTTGCAACGTCGTGCGGGGAGCGGATGCACGAGATCGTCGCCGAGGAGGCCGGCGGCGCCCGCTCGTCGGGGTCGGACGACGCGGAGCGGTGGATGGGTGTCATGGAGAGGAGCTTCGCGCGGATGGACGCCGAGGCCGTGAGCTCAAGGTCAAGGGCCAGCGGAGCGCCCACCTGCCGGTGCGAGTTGCAGCTGCCCAAGTGCGACCACGTCGGCTCCACggccgtcgtcgccgtcgtcggcccTCGCCACCTCATCGTCGCCAACTGCGGTGACAGCCGTGCAGTCATCGGCCGCGGGGGCGCCGCCATCCCACTGTCATCCGACCACAAG CCGGATCGGCCCGACGAGTTCGAGCGGATCCAAGCGGCCGGAGGGCGCGTCATCTTCTGGGACGGCGCCCGCGTCTTCGGCGTGCTCGCCATGTCCCGGGCCATCGGAGACAGCTACCTGAAGCCATTCGTGATAGCCGACCCGGAGGTGCGGGTCATGGAGAGGAAGGACGGCGAGGACGAGTTCCTCATCCTCGCCAGCGACGGCCTGTGGGACGTGGTGAGCAACGAGGTGGCGTGCCACGTGGTGCGGTCGTGCGTGCGGAGCAAGGCGAAGCGCCGCGGCGGCCGGTCGAGCCCGACCTCCAACCTGAGCCCTAGGCAGAGCAGTggaagcggcagcggcagcggtagCAGCAGCGGCGACGAAGCCCAGAACGACGGGGGCGGTTGTGCCGACGCACGCTCCGAGAGCGACGAGGAGAGcggcgaggaggtggacgaggcatGCGCCGAGGCGGCCATCCTGCTGACCAAGCTGGCGATAGCGCGGCAGAGCCCGGACAACGTCAGCGTCGTCGTCGTCAACCTCAGGAGGCGCCGCCCGAGATTCTGA